One Streptomyces sp. V4I8 genomic window carries:
- the manA gene encoding mannose-6-phosphate isomerase, class I → MDRLDNTVRPYAWGSTTAIPELLGAEPTGEPQAEMWMGAHPGAPSRTERGTLVEVIEADPERELGAAAVAKFGPRLPFLLKILAAGAPLSLQVHPNLEQAKEGYEDEERRHIPVDAGHRNYKDANHKPELICALTEFDGLCGFRDPLQVADLLAGLGVDSLKPYVDLLHAHPEDAALREVLTAILTADPDEMAHTVAEAATACTRLGGEYAPYADIAHHYPGDPGVIAAMLLNHVRLQPGEALFLGAGIPHAYLNGLGVEIMANSDNVLRCGLTPKHVDVPELLRIVRFEPSDPGVLRPEAAPDGEEVYETPIDEFRLSRYVLPEGTTAHDLTRATPQILLCTAGSVRAGEHELTPGQSVFVPAGEKAEVSGAGTVFRATVVA, encoded by the coding sequence ATGGACCGCCTCGACAACACCGTCCGCCCCTACGCCTGGGGTTCCACCACCGCGATCCCGGAACTCCTCGGCGCCGAGCCGACCGGCGAACCGCAGGCGGAGATGTGGATGGGCGCGCACCCGGGGGCACCCTCGCGCACCGAGCGCGGCACGCTGGTCGAGGTCATCGAGGCAGACCCGGAACGCGAGCTGGGCGCCGCGGCCGTCGCGAAGTTCGGCCCCCGCCTGCCCTTCCTGCTCAAGATCCTCGCCGCCGGAGCCCCGCTCTCCCTCCAGGTGCACCCCAACCTGGAGCAGGCGAAGGAGGGTTACGAGGACGAAGAGCGCCGCCACATCCCCGTGGACGCCGGTCACCGCAACTACAAGGACGCCAACCACAAGCCCGAACTGATCTGCGCGCTCACCGAGTTCGACGGCCTGTGCGGCTTCCGCGACCCCCTCCAGGTCGCCGACCTGCTCGCCGGCCTGGGCGTCGACTCCCTGAAGCCGTACGTCGATCTGCTGCACGCCCACCCCGAGGACGCGGCCCTGCGCGAGGTGCTCACCGCGATCCTCACTGCCGACCCGGACGAGATGGCCCACACCGTCGCCGAGGCCGCCACCGCCTGCACACGCCTCGGCGGCGAGTACGCCCCGTACGCCGACATCGCCCACCACTACCCGGGTGATCCCGGCGTCATCGCCGCCATGCTCCTCAACCACGTCCGCCTGCAGCCCGGCGAGGCCCTGTTCCTCGGCGCAGGCATCCCGCACGCCTACCTCAACGGCCTCGGCGTCGAGATCATGGCCAACTCCGACAACGTCCTGCGCTGCGGCCTCACCCCCAAGCACGTCGACGTCCCCGAACTCCTGCGCATCGTCCGCTTCGAGCCGAGCGACCCGGGCGTGCTGCGCCCCGAGGCCGCCCCGGACGGCGAGGAGGTCTACGAGACCCCGATCGACGAGTTCCGGCTGTCCCGGTACGTCCTCCCGGAGGGCACCACCGCTCACGACCTCACGCGCGCGACCCCGCAGATCCTGCTCTGCACGGCGGGTTCCGTCCGCGCCGGAGAGCACGAGCTGACCCCGGGTCAGTCTGTCTTCGTACCGGCGGGAGAAAAGGCCGAAGTGTCCGGTGCCGGTACGGTCTTCCGGGCCACGGTCGTCGCCTGA
- a CDS encoding SIS domain-containing protein, protein MLDESLLDTPEALAEADRRALLRGAAEAGARVRTAARHAAEAGVHDLKPDGRPRAIILAGSGTAATCVADLLGTLVGATSPVTRLAPAGVAPAAGALRWELPGWAGSVDLLLITTPDGTEPGLSLLAEQAYRRGCTVVAVAPAHSPLTEAVHNNHGLFVPMATAPYEQDEAIAASAPGVLWALLTPLLALLDRTGMLTAPPDALEKVADRLDHIAERCGPAIATYSNPAKTLAAELADALPLIWTEGVSAGPAGRRFAAALAELSGHPAVVAELPEALASHNALLAGKLAASADPDDFFRDRVEEPPALHARVLLLRDRPLSGLTAAPAARDLALSHDTPISELEPEPGGELETLAELIAITDFAAIYLALASGA, encoded by the coding sequence ATGCTCGACGAATCGCTGCTGGACACGCCGGAGGCGCTCGCCGAAGCCGACCGCCGTGCCCTGCTGCGCGGCGCGGCCGAAGCAGGCGCCCGCGTCCGCACCGCCGCCCGGCACGCCGCCGAGGCCGGCGTCCACGACCTCAAACCCGACGGCCGCCCCCGCGCCATCATCCTCGCGGGCTCCGGCACCGCCGCCACCTGCGTAGCCGACCTCCTCGGCACTCTCGTCGGCGCCACCAGCCCCGTCACCCGACTGGCCCCGGCCGGCGTCGCCCCCGCCGCGGGCGCCCTGCGCTGGGAACTGCCCGGCTGGGCCGGCTCCGTCGACCTGCTGCTGATCACCACCCCCGACGGCACCGAGCCGGGCCTGTCCCTGCTCGCCGAGCAGGCCTACCGCCGGGGCTGCACGGTCGTCGCCGTGGCCCCGGCCCACTCCCCGCTCACCGAGGCGGTGCACAACAACCATGGCCTGTTCGTGCCGATGGCGACCGCGCCCTACGAGCAGGACGAGGCGATCGCCGCCTCCGCCCCCGGCGTGCTGTGGGCGCTGCTCACGCCGCTCCTCGCGCTCCTCGACCGCACCGGCATGCTCACCGCCCCGCCGGACGCCCTGGAGAAGGTCGCCGACCGCCTCGACCACATCGCCGAACGCTGCGGTCCCGCCATCGCGACCTACAGCAACCCCGCCAAGACCCTGGCCGCCGAACTCGCCGACGCGCTCCCGCTGATCTGGACCGAGGGCGTCTCCGCAGGCCCGGCAGGCCGCCGTTTCGCCGCCGCGCTCGCCGAACTCTCCGGCCACCCCGCTGTCGTCGCCGAGCTGCCCGAGGCGCTCGCCTCGCACAACGCCCTGCTCGCCGGCAAGCTCGCCGCGAGCGCCGATCCCGACGACTTCTTCCGCGACCGCGTGGAGGAGCCACCCGCGCTGCACGCGCGCGTGCTGCTGCTGCGCGACCGCCCGCTCAGCGGCCTCACCGCCGCGCCCGCCGCCCGCGACCTGGCCCTCAGCCACGACACACCGATCAGCGAGCTGGAACCGGAGCCCGGCGGCGAACTCGAGACCCTCGCGGAACTGATCGCCATCACGGATTTCGCCGCCATTTACCTGGCGCTCGCTTCGGGAGCCTGA
- a CDS encoding Trm112 family protein: protein MPLEAGLLEILACPACHAPLKEQDTELICTGQDCGLAYPVRDGIPVLLVDEARRPA, encoded by the coding sequence ATGCCGCTGGAAGCCGGCCTCCTGGAGATCCTCGCCTGCCCGGCCTGCCACGCCCCCCTCAAGGAGCAGGACACCGAGCTGATCTGCACCGGCCAGGACTGTGGCCTGGCTTACCCCGTCCGCGACGGCATCCCCGTTCTGCTCGTCGACGAGGCCCGCCGCCCCGCGTAA
- a CDS encoding phosphomannomutase/phosphoglucomutase, with translation MATDLSQLVKAYDVRGVVPDQWDESLAELFGAAFVEVTGASAIVIGHDMRPSSPGLSRAFARGAAAQGVDVTEIGLCSTDQLYYASGALDLPGAMFTASHNPAQYNGIKMCRAGAAPVGQDTGLAQIRELVEGWTDSGAPAPAARTGTITRRDTLEDYAAHLRSLVDLTSVRPLKVVVDAGNGMGGHTVPTVFAGLPLTLVPMYFELDGTFPNHEANPLDPANIVDLQKRVREESADLGIAFDGDADRCFVVDENGNPVSPSAITALVASRELAKHGGKGTIIHNLITSWSVPEVVKENGGTPVRTRVGHSFIKAEMAKSGAIFGGEHSAHYYFKDFWNADTGMLAALHVLAALGGQDGPLSGLVAQYDRYAGSGEINSTVADQSGRLAAIKATYEAQEGVELDELDGLTITTPDWWFNVRPSNTEPLLRLNAEARDEATMAKVRDEVLGIIRA, from the coding sequence GTGGCCACTGATCTGTCACAGCTCGTGAAGGCGTACGACGTGCGCGGAGTCGTCCCGGACCAGTGGGACGAGTCACTGGCCGAGCTCTTCGGGGCCGCCTTCGTCGAGGTGACAGGCGCGAGCGCGATCGTCATCGGTCACGACATGCGCCCCTCGTCGCCCGGCCTGTCCCGCGCCTTCGCGCGCGGCGCCGCGGCCCAGGGCGTCGACGTCACCGAGATCGGCCTGTGCTCCACCGACCAGCTGTACTACGCCTCGGGCGCGCTGGACCTGCCGGGCGCGATGTTCACGGCCTCCCACAACCCGGCCCAGTACAACGGCATCAAGATGTGCCGCGCGGGCGCGGCCCCGGTCGGCCAGGACACCGGCCTCGCGCAGATCCGAGAACTGGTCGAGGGCTGGACCGATTCGGGAGCCCCGGCACCGGCCGCGCGGACGGGAACGATCACCCGGCGGGACACGTTGGAGGACTACGCGGCCCACCTCCGCTCCCTCGTCGACCTGACCTCCGTCCGCCCCCTGAAGGTGGTCGTCGACGCGGGCAACGGCATGGGCGGCCACACCGTCCCCACGGTCTTCGCCGGCCTGCCCCTCACGCTCGTCCCGATGTACTTCGAGCTGGACGGCACGTTCCCGAACCACGAGGCGAACCCGCTGGACCCGGCGAACATCGTCGACCTCCAGAAGCGGGTCCGTGAGGAGTCCGCTGACCTCGGCATCGCCTTCGACGGCGACGCCGACCGCTGCTTCGTCGTCGACGAGAACGGCAACCCCGTCTCACCGTCCGCCATCACCGCCCTGGTGGCCTCACGCGAACTCGCCAAGCACGGCGGCAAGGGCACGATCATCCACAACCTGATCACCTCCTGGTCGGTCCCGGAGGTCGTCAAGGAGAACGGCGGCACCCCGGTCCGCACCCGCGTCGGCCACTCCTTCATCAAGGCCGAAATGGCGAAGTCCGGCGCCATCTTCGGCGGCGAACACTCCGCCCACTACTACTTCAAGGACTTCTGGAACGCCGACACGGGCATGCTGGCCGCCCTCCACGTCCTCGCGGCCCTGGGCGGCCAGGACGGCCCCCTCTCCGGACTCGTGGCCCAGTACGACCGCTACGCCGGCTCCGGCGAGATCAACTCCACCGTCGCCGACCAGTCCGGCCGCCTCGCAGCCATCAAGGCCACGTACGAGGCCCAGGAGGGCGTGGAACTCGACGAACTCGACGGCCTGACCATCACGACCCCCGACTGGTGGTTCAACGTCCGCCCGTCCAACACGGAACCCCTCCTCCGCCTCAACGCGGAGGCCCGGGACGAGGCGACGATGGCGAAGGTACGGGACGAGGTGCTGGGAATCATCAGAGCCTGA
- a CDS encoding L-lactate permease, with translation MYVQELEPVAGSLGLSALVAALPLVIVLALLGGVRMKAHLAGLTGLLAAVLVAWLAYGMPLGQTLSSAAQGAVFGLFPILWIVVNALWVYRMTVHTRHFDILRRSFGRLSDDPRIQALVVAFCFGALLEALAGFGAPVAICSVMLVALGFEPVRAAVVALVANTAPVAFGAMGTPVVTLAQVTGLPLDDVASVVGRQTPLLALIVPLVLVGLVDGRRGLRETWVPAVVCGIAFAVAQFAASNYVSAQLADIGAALAGAGALVAVPHARVPATEAVRASVLTGTRSEELDEDDPRREVVRAYAPYALIVVIFSIAQIPAVKDWLAKATQTYDWPFLDVVNPDGDPVGGNVFSWPIVSTGGTLVLIAGLCTAVVLGVHARVAVREWAATVYELRFAILTVTSVLALAYVMNLSGQAATIGYFVAAAGAGLAFLSPVLGWFGVAVSGSDTSANALFGALQVTAARESGLSPELLAAANSSGGVLGKMISPQNLTIACAAVGLAGREGDLLRRVLPWSLGLLLVMCLIVVGQSSPVLGWMLP, from the coding sequence GTGTACGTCCAGGAACTGGAACCCGTCGCAGGCTCACTGGGCCTGTCCGCCTTGGTGGCGGCGCTGCCGCTCGTGATCGTCCTGGCCCTGCTGGGCGGCGTCCGGATGAAAGCGCACCTGGCGGGGCTCACGGGGCTTCTGGCGGCCGTTCTGGTCGCCTGGCTCGCGTACGGCATGCCGCTCGGTCAGACGCTCTCCAGCGCCGCCCAGGGAGCCGTCTTCGGGCTCTTCCCCATCCTGTGGATCGTCGTCAACGCCCTGTGGGTGTACCGGATGACCGTCCACACCCGGCATTTCGACATCCTGCGCAGGTCGTTCGGGCGGCTCTCCGACGATCCGCGCATCCAGGCGCTCGTCGTCGCCTTCTGCTTCGGGGCCCTGCTGGAAGCGCTCGCCGGGTTCGGGGCGCCCGTCGCGATCTGTTCGGTCATGCTCGTCGCGCTGGGCTTCGAACCGGTGCGGGCGGCAGTCGTCGCGCTGGTCGCCAACACCGCTCCGGTGGCCTTCGGCGCGATGGGCACGCCGGTGGTGACACTGGCCCAGGTCACCGGACTTCCCCTGGACGACGTGGCTTCCGTGGTGGGGCGCCAGACGCCCTTGCTGGCCCTGATCGTGCCGCTCGTGCTGGTCGGGCTCGTGGACGGACGGCGAGGGCTGCGGGAGACCTGGGTGCCGGCGGTCGTCTGCGGAATCGCCTTCGCCGTAGCCCAGTTCGCCGCCTCCAACTACGTCTCCGCGCAACTCGCCGACATCGGCGCCGCCTTGGCCGGGGCGGGCGCACTCGTCGCCGTACCGCACGCGCGTGTGCCCGCCACCGAGGCCGTACGCGCGTCCGTGCTGACCGGCACGCGCAGTGAGGAGTTGGACGAGGACGACCCGCGACGGGAAGTCGTGCGGGCCTACGCGCCTTACGCGCTGATCGTCGTGATCTTCTCCATCGCGCAGATCCCGGCGGTCAAGGACTGGCTGGCCAAGGCGACCCAGACGTACGACTGGCCCTTCCTCGACGTCGTGAACCCGGACGGGGACCCGGTCGGCGGCAATGTCTTCAGCTGGCCGATCGTCTCCACCGGCGGCACCCTCGTGCTGATCGCCGGATTGTGCACGGCCGTCGTGCTCGGCGTGCACGCGCGCGTGGCCGTCAGGGAGTGGGCCGCGACCGTGTACGAGCTGAGGTTCGCCATCCTGACCGTGACGTCCGTGCTGGCACTCGCGTACGTCATGAACCTCTCCGGACAGGCGGCCACCATCGGCTACTTCGTGGCCGCGGCCGGCGCCGGACTCGCCTTCCTGTCGCCGGTGCTGGGCTGGTTCGGTGTGGCCGTGTCCGGGTCGGACACCTCGGCCAACGCGCTGTTCGGCGCGTTGCAGGTGACGGCGGCCCGCGAGTCGGGGCTGTCGCCGGAACTCCTGGCCGCCGCCAACAGTTCAGGTGGTGTGCTCGGCAAGATGATCTCGCCGCAGAACCTCACCATCGCGTGCGCGGCCGTGGGGCTCGCGGGCCGGGAGGGGGACCTGCTGCGGCGGGTCCTGCCGTGGAGTCTGGGCCTGCTGCTGGTGATGTGCCTGATCGTGGTCGGCCAGAGTTCCCCTGTGCTGGGCTGGATGCTGCCCTGA
- a CDS encoding DUF3499 domain-containing protein, which translates to MSPVRRCSRTACGRPAVATLTYVYADSTAVLGPLATYAEPHCYDLCAEHSERLTAPRGWEVVRLLDGSAPARPSGDDLEALANAVREAARPQERAAQAGGGGGRGADPMEVARRGHLRVLRSPDN; encoded by the coding sequence GTGAGCCCTGTACGTCGCTGTTCGCGCACCGCTTGCGGCCGCCCCGCCGTCGCGACGCTGACGTACGTCTACGCCGACTCGACCGCGGTCCTCGGCCCGCTCGCCACCTACGCCGAACCCCACTGTTACGACCTGTGCGCCGAGCACTCCGAGCGCCTCACCGCCCCTCGCGGGTGGGAGGTCGTGCGGCTGCTGGACGGCTCGGCTCCGGCCCGTCCCAGCGGGGATGACCTGGAAGCGCTTGCCAACGCCGTGCGCGAGGCGGCACGTCCGCAGGAGCGGGCGGCGCAGGCCGGCGGGGGCGGGGGGCGCGGGGCCGACCCGATGGAGGTCGCGCGCCGGGGGCACCTGCGGGTGCTGCGGTCGCCCGACAACTGA
- a CDS encoding metallopeptidase family protein: MDTPVPPRAAGPGPRRRDRHGRGMRGPIAPPQVPLAASRADAFADLVQDSVERLERRWPQLADIDFLVLEVPRLDGRTWNDEAVPLGGTIPAREGRPGRVVIYRRPVEIRTKGRDERAALVHEVVVEQVAELLGLTPETVDPRYGED, encoded by the coding sequence ATGGACACCCCTGTACCGCCCCGTGCCGCCGGCCCCGGGCCCCGCCGCCGTGATCGTCACGGGCGGGGCATGCGCGGCCCTATCGCACCACCCCAGGTCCCGCTCGCCGCGAGCCGTGCCGATGCCTTCGCCGACCTGGTGCAGGACTCCGTGGAACGCCTCGAACGCCGCTGGCCGCAGCTGGCCGACATCGATTTCCTGGTCCTGGAGGTCCCCCGCCTGGACGGCCGCACCTGGAACGACGAGGCGGTCCCCCTCGGCGGCACGATTCCCGCCCGCGAGGGGCGGCCGGGACGGGTGGTCATCTATCGACGGCCGGTGGAGATCCGCACGAAGGGGCGTGACGAGCGGGCTGCCCTGGTCCACGAGGTGGTCGTGGAACAAGTGGCGGAGCTGCTGGGGCTGACACCGGAGACGGTGGATCCCCGCTACGGGGAGGACTGA
- a CDS encoding DUF5719 family protein, with product MNRTTLSLIAGGTALAAVTGFAALTTPDASGANTAKAAAELPVERTSLLCPAPSTSDLAETTYTSFTPVIKGAGSDGKAELQSAAQESGHTAGGKDKKTDDAGRAGKTGKADKPVLEAKEPGTPVTGDASGADSPALIGTADGKFAPGWTVQETTEVAAGTGRGLQGVNCTAPDTEFWFPGASMAADRTDYVHLTNPDDSAAVVDIELYGKDGALETTVGEGITVQPHSGEPVLLSTLTSEKQDNVTVHVSVRSGRVGASVQALDDKLGGDWLAASADPAGSLVLPGIPKDATSVRLVAFTPGDADADLKVRLASPSGPITPAGNETLHVKAGMTSAVDLGDIMRGETGSLVLTPTDRSVPVVAALRVVRGKGAKQETAFIPASRPVGTRATAVDNRAKGTTLSVTAPFRTAEIKVTASAGSDGGTAATKTYTIKSGTTQDVEVPVPSGLKGTYALTVESVSGGPVYASRTLAATTEGVSGFTVQTLPDDRGMVAVPEADEDLSVLQK from the coding sequence GTGAACCGCACCACCCTGTCCCTGATCGCCGGCGGCACCGCCCTCGCCGCCGTCACCGGGTTCGCGGCGCTCACCACGCCGGACGCGTCCGGCGCGAACACCGCCAAGGCGGCCGCCGAGCTGCCCGTGGAGCGCACGAGCCTGCTGTGCCCGGCGCCGAGCACCTCGGACCTCGCCGAGACGACGTACACCTCGTTCACCCCCGTCATCAAGGGGGCGGGGAGCGACGGGAAGGCGGAACTGCAGTCCGCGGCGCAGGAGTCGGGCCACACGGCGGGCGGCAAGGACAAGAAGACCGACGACGCGGGCAGGGCGGGGAAGACCGGGAAGGCCGACAAGCCGGTCCTGGAGGCCAAGGAGCCGGGCACGCCGGTCACCGGCGACGCGTCGGGGGCCGACTCGCCGGCGCTGATCGGGACCGCCGATGGGAAGTTCGCGCCCGGCTGGACCGTGCAGGAGACCACGGAGGTCGCCGCGGGCACGGGGCGTGGTCTGCAGGGGGTCAACTGCACCGCGCCCGACACCGAGTTCTGGTTCCCGGGCGCCAGCATGGCCGCCGACCGCACGGACTACGTTCATCTGACCAACCCCGACGACTCCGCCGCCGTCGTGGACATCGAGCTGTACGGCAAGGACGGTGCGCTCGAGACCACGGTGGGGGAGGGGATCACGGTTCAGCCGCACTCCGGTGAGCCGGTCCTGCTGTCCACGCTGACCAGCGAGAAGCAGGACAACGTGACCGTGCACGTGAGTGTGCGCAGTGGTCGCGTGGGTGCGTCGGTGCAGGCGCTGGACGACAAGCTCGGCGGGGACTGGCTGGCCGCGTCCGCCGATCCCGCGGGGAGCCTGGTGCTGCCCGGCATCCCGAAGGACGCCACCTCTGTGCGGCTGGTCGCCTTCACACCGGGGGACGCCGACGCGGACCTGAAGGTGCGCCTCGCCTCGCCGTCCGGCCCGATCACGCCCGCCGGGAACGAGACGCTGCACGTCAAGGCGGGCATGACGAGCGCGGTGGATCTCGGTGACATCATGCGGGGCGAGACCGGGTCGCTGGTCCTGACGCCCACGGATCGGTCCGTGCCGGTCGTCGCGGCGCTGCGGGTGGTGCGCGGGAAGGGGGCCAAGCAGGAGACGGCCTTCATACCGGCGAGCCGGCCGGTCGGCACGCGCGCGACGGCGGTGGACAACCGGGCGAAGGGCACGACGCTGTCCGTGACGGCACCGTTCCGCACAGCGGAGATCAAGGTGACCGCGTCGGCGGGAAGCGACGGCGGTACTGCGGCGACGAAGACGTACACGATCAAGTCCGGCACCACGCAGGACGTGGAGGTGCCGGTGCCGAGCGGCCTGAAGGGCACCTACGCGCTGACGGTGGAGTCGGTGTCGGGCGGCCCGGTGTACGCGTCCCGCACGCTGGCCGCCACGACGGAAGGCGTCTCCGGCTTCACCGTGCAGACGCTCCCGGACGACCGGGGGATGGTGGCTGTGCCGGAGGCGGACGAGGACTTGTCGGTCCTGCAGAAGTAG